One window from the genome of Bdellovibrio sp. NC01 encodes:
- a CDS encoding aminotransferase class V-fold PLP-dependent enzyme, translating into MYKHLYKRFLEANPNHLHFASHSHHYWPDVTRDAQLQYWDDSAAHVDDKWGYLFSAKVTAAQKLIAENLNLSKPEQIVFAPNTHEFVFRLMSSLDWNAGKVSILTTDSEFYSFDRQVNRLSEFSQFEVVKVPVAPFETFNDRFEKELKSREWNMVFLSHVFFNSSLVADIHRLARAASKNSIFVIDGYHGFMAVPTDLSAIEAHAFYLAGSYKYAQGGEGACFLHVPTSVRHRPFYTGWFTELGHLSAVGNQVPYATDGLMYAGSTMDFTALYRLIATLELFKKEGLTVAKIHAFVQDNQKFFLEELEKKNHPLLSRKTLIAGDLKNHGHFLTFNLPSVEQTQQFVAALKKKNVKVDSRGTRLRFGFGLYQNHNDIQKLIALL; encoded by the coding sequence CAAGCCACAGCCATCACTACTGGCCCGATGTGACTCGCGATGCCCAACTCCAATACTGGGATGATTCTGCCGCCCACGTTGACGATAAATGGGGTTACCTTTTCAGTGCAAAAGTTACTGCCGCACAAAAATTGATCGCGGAAAATTTGAACTTATCCAAACCAGAACAAATTGTGTTCGCACCGAACACACACGAGTTTGTCTTTCGCTTGATGAGTTCATTAGATTGGAATGCTGGTAAAGTTTCGATCCTGACGACAGATTCTGAATTCTATAGCTTTGATCGCCAAGTGAATCGCTTATCAGAATTTTCCCAATTCGAAGTTGTGAAAGTTCCGGTCGCTCCGTTTGAAACATTCAACGACCGTTTTGAGAAAGAATTAAAATCACGCGAATGGAACATGGTTTTCTTAAGTCATGTGTTCTTCAATTCGTCATTGGTGGCTGACATTCATCGCCTGGCCCGTGCGGCTTCCAAGAATTCGATTTTTGTGATCGACGGTTATCATGGCTTCATGGCCGTACCGACGGATTTATCTGCAATTGAAGCGCATGCGTTTTATCTAGCGGGTTCTTACAAGTATGCTCAAGGCGGCGAAGGTGCTTGTTTCCTTCACGTCCCGACGTCCGTGCGCCATCGTCCATTTTACACGGGCTGGTTCACGGAACTTGGTCATCTGTCAGCAGTCGGCAATCAAGTCCCCTATGCCACAGACGGTTTGATGTATGCGGGAAGCACGATGGACTTCACAGCACTGTATCGTTTGATCGCAACTTTAGAACTCTTCAAAAAAGAAGGTCTTACGGTTGCGAAGATTCACGCATTCGTTCAAGACAATCAAAAGTTTTTCTTAGAAGAGCTAGAGAAGAAAAATCATCCGCTGCTTAGTCGCAAAACTTTAATCGCCGGAGATTTAAAAAATCACGGTCACTTCTTAACGTTCAATTTGCCAAGTGTAGAACAAACTCAACAGTTTGTAGCCGCTTTGAAAAAGAAGAATGTGAAAGTCGATTCCCGCGGAACTCGTTTACGTTTCGGTTTCGGTCTTTACCAAAATCACAACGACATTCAAAAACTCATCGCGCTTCTTTAA
- a CDS encoding sigma-54-dependent Fis family transcriptional regulator, with protein sequence MNDNNSTILPASQNANQVMWNTNTTSKVMENKTIVYTSEVMGSMMKMIDRVAPSQANILVLGESGTGKELIARSIHERSGRKNKPFVAINCGALRETLLESELFGHEKGSFTGAYNRKIGLAEAATGGTLFLDEIGELDPAIQAKLLRFIQEGEIFRVGGKDPIKVDIRLICATNRELDQEVTRGNFREDLFYRINTIVVSAPPLRRRKEDIPSLVNHFLNNSQHAYLNRGRSVSEDAMKALMKYDWPGNIRELQNVCERLQILSDGHMIMLNDVPENIRNPETQKDAIDYDPNMTLHDLEKRYILKALQHFGGNKTQAANNLGITIKTLYNKLHEYGEFEKFAVHSKPMK encoded by the coding sequence ATGAACGATAACAACTCAACTATCCTTCCTGCTTCTCAGAATGCTAACCAAGTGATGTGGAATACAAACACAACTTCGAAAGTGATGGAAAACAAGACCATCGTCTACACTTCTGAAGTTATGGGCAGCATGATGAAGATGATCGACCGTGTGGCTCCTTCTCAAGCAAACATCTTGGTGCTTGGTGAGTCGGGCACAGGTAAAGAGTTGATCGCTCGTTCTATCCATGAACGTTCAGGTCGCAAAAACAAACCATTCGTTGCAATCAACTGCGGTGCTCTTCGCGAGACATTGCTTGAGTCAGAACTTTTCGGTCATGAAAAAGGTTCGTTCACTGGCGCTTACAACCGCAAAATCGGTTTGGCTGAAGCGGCAACTGGCGGAACATTGTTCTTGGACGAAATCGGTGAACTTGATCCAGCTATCCAAGCTAAACTTCTTCGCTTCATCCAAGAAGGTGAAATCTTCCGCGTTGGTGGCAAAGATCCAATCAAAGTTGACATCCGTTTGATCTGTGCAACAAACAGAGAATTGGATCAAGAAGTGACTCGCGGTAATTTCCGTGAAGACCTTTTCTATCGTATCAACACGATCGTAGTAAGTGCTCCACCTCTTCGTCGTCGTAAAGAAGACATCCCGTCGTTGGTGAACCACTTCTTGAATAACTCTCAACATGCTTATTTGAACCGTGGTCGTTCTGTTTCTGAAGATGCTATGAAAGCTCTTATGAAATACGACTGGCCAGGTAATATCCGTGAGCTTCAAAACGTATGTGAACGTCTACAAATCTTGTCTGACGGCCACATGATCATGTTGAATGACGTTCCAGAGAATATCAGAAATCCTGAGACTCAAAAGGACGCTATCGACTACGATCCAAACATGACTCTTCACGATCTAGAGAAGCGTTATATCTTGAAAGCGTTGCAACACTTCGGTGGCAACAAAACTCAAGCGGCTAACAACTTGGGTATCACGATCAAGACGCTTTATAACAAATTGCACGAGTACGGCGAGTTCGAAAAATTCGCAGTTCACTCGAAGCCAATGAAGTAA
- a CDS encoding tyrosine-type recombinase/integrase yields the protein MSKAFYLNENIDKYLKFMTFVRSSSPLTIKHYTLDLQQAFELDKYSRSPKNSWTEAELLGSVRQAFNHWATLSLASRNRKAATLKSFFSWAFDEGLTERDLSMQIIAPKVPKKLPHFLSVDEALAVLKSFDDEKLEVPLREKVLFLLLYGGGLRISEACNLKWSEVHLSQKVLRVMGKGSKERVVALPSTTIQVLNKWKKDSGFNEFVFGEEVLNQRTAYEMVRKSGQRAGLLKPLHPHALRHSFATHLLSSGANLRTLQELLGHESLQATEKYTHLGIDQLARTMENVHPLGKGK from the coding sequence ATGAGTAAGGCTTTTTATCTCAACGAAAATATAGATAAATACCTGAAATTTATGACCTTTGTTAGGTCATCCTCTCCCCTTACCATCAAGCACTATACCCTGGATCTGCAACAAGCCTTTGAATTGGATAAATACTCACGTTCACCCAAAAACTCGTGGACCGAGGCTGAACTGCTGGGTTCGGTCCGCCAAGCCTTCAACCACTGGGCGACACTTTCATTGGCTTCCAGAAACCGCAAAGCAGCCACTTTGAAGAGCTTCTTTTCGTGGGCCTTCGACGAAGGTCTGACAGAGAGAGATCTGTCGATGCAAATCATTGCTCCGAAGGTGCCGAAGAAACTTCCGCACTTCTTAAGCGTCGATGAAGCCCTTGCTGTCTTAAAAAGTTTCGACGACGAAAAACTCGAAGTGCCTCTGCGTGAAAAGGTTTTGTTCTTACTCCTTTACGGTGGTGGGCTGCGTATCAGTGAAGCCTGCAACTTGAAATGGAGCGAAGTGCATCTATCGCAAAAAGTTTTGCGCGTGATGGGTAAGGGTTCAAAAGAGCGCGTGGTCGCTTTACCTTCGACGACGATTCAAGTTTTAAATAAGTGGAAAAAAGACAGCGGCTTTAACGAATTTGTTTTCGGCGAAGAAGTTTTAAATCAACGAACAGCGTACGAGATGGTTCGTAAGAGCGGGCAACGCGCGGGATTGCTGAAGCCTCTTCATCCGCATGCTCTTCGTCACTCGTTTGCGACTCACCTTCTTTCGAGTGGCGCGAATCTTCGTACCTTGCAAGAGTTGCTGGGCCACGAAAGCCTGCAAGCCACCGAGAAATACACGCACTTGGGCATCGATCAGTTAGCGCGCACGATGGAAAACGTGCATCCGCTGGGCAAGGGCAAATAG
- the recO gene encoding DNA repair protein RecO: MTQGKDRFIILRKMKYGEADLILHALSPRGEKLSFIARGALRSKKRFGGGVLEPSHFVTFTYKAATDEGQLNVLQEATLVNDFAGLRHDYDKLEFALHVLECVSKVSQEGDQNSEFLFNLLGHTLKAAETSTDILVLKMHFYLKFLLQQGVVNAEPWMAPFLKTNLADSNSLVNHRQLVDEELHNVELMVKHYLQHAMI, from the coding sequence GTGACCCAAGGTAAAGACAGATTCATCATTCTACGAAAAATGAAATACGGCGAAGCCGATTTGATTTTGCACGCGCTGTCTCCACGCGGAGAAAAATTATCGTTTATTGCGCGTGGTGCGCTTCGTAGTAAAAAACGTTTCGGTGGGGGAGTCCTTGAACCCTCACACTTCGTAACCTTTACGTACAAAGCTGCCACTGATGAAGGACAACTCAACGTTCTGCAAGAAGCCACTTTAGTAAATGACTTTGCCGGACTCCGCCACGATTATGACAAACTCGAATTTGCCTTGCATGTTTTAGAATGTGTGAGCAAAGTCAGCCAAGAGGGTGACCAAAACTCTGAATTCCTTTTCAATCTTTTAGGTCACACGTTGAAGGCAGCAGAAACATCGACAGACATTCTTGTGCTAAAGATGCATTTCTACTTAAAGTTCCTTCTTCAACAAGGTGTCGTAAATGCGGAGCCATGGATGGCGCCGTTTCTAAAAACCAATCTTGCCGATAGCAACTCTTTAGTAAATCACCGCCAACTCGTCGATGAAGAGCTTCACAATGTGGAGCTGATGGTGAAGCACTATCTTCAGCATGCGATGATTTAA
- a CDS encoding fatty acid desaturase, with the protein MTKKRIEWPVALFLTINPLVTFILMPIYFYYFGFEWDIAIFSLIFAAATNLSITAGYHRLFSHKSYDAHPVAKALFLLIGASGFQGSALKWSSDHRRHHMHIDGEKDPYNINEGFWYAHMGWLFFKDSVDQKISAPDLEKDWMVQFQHKYYVPLAILTGFGLPTLIGWMMGSPLGGLVIGGGLRIALTQQSTFFVNSLCHTLGKQTYSKEISARDSWFVAVLTHGEGYHNFHHKFQIDYRNGIKWYHWDPTKWVIKSLNLVGLATKLRQISHVEILKARLQAEATELKKHGFAEDQLAAMKEKIIEAQNKMKKLREDYEQFKVNAAAKREELKEAYDAKLAELKRDLEVAHLEFQMGMKMWQLHLKSV; encoded by the coding sequence ATGACCAAAAAAAGAATTGAATGGCCGGTGGCCTTGTTCCTTACGATCAATCCACTCGTGACTTTTATTCTGATGCCTATTTATTTCTACTACTTCGGATTTGAGTGGGACATCGCTATCTTCTCTCTAATTTTCGCTGCTGCTACAAATCTTAGTATCACTGCTGGTTACCATCGCTTGTTCTCTCATAAGAGCTACGATGCCCATCCAGTTGCGAAAGCTTTGTTCTTGTTGATCGGTGCTTCAGGCTTTCAAGGTTCTGCTTTGAAATGGTCTTCAGATCACCGTCGTCACCACATGCACATCGATGGCGAAAAAGATCCTTACAACATCAATGAAGGCTTCTGGTACGCCCACATGGGTTGGTTGTTCTTCAAAGATTCAGTAGATCAAAAGATCTCTGCTCCCGATCTTGAAAAAGATTGGATGGTACAATTCCAACACAAATATTACGTGCCGCTTGCGATCCTTACTGGTTTCGGTCTTCCGACTTTGATTGGTTGGATGATGGGCTCACCTCTTGGTGGCTTGGTTATCGGTGGTGGTTTGCGTATTGCTTTGACTCAACAAAGTACATTCTTCGTAAACTCGCTTTGCCATACTTTGGGCAAACAAACTTACTCTAAAGAGATCTCTGCACGTGACTCTTGGTTTGTAGCGGTTTTAACTCACGGTGAAGGTTACCATAACTTCCATCACAAGTTCCAAATCGACTACCGCAACGGTATCAAGTGGTATCACTGGGATCCGACTAAATGGGTTATTAAGTCTTTGAACTTGGTAGGTCTTGCAACGAAACTTCGTCAGATCTCTCACGTTGAAATCTTGAAAGCACGTCTTCAAGCTGAAGCGACAGAGTTGAAAAAACACGGTTTCGCAGAAGATCAATTGGCAGCGATGAAAGAAAAAATCATCGAAGCACAAAACAAAATGAAGAAGCTTCGCGAAGACTACGAGCAATTTAAAGTGAATGCGGCTGCAAAACGTGAAGAGTTGAAAGAAGCTTACGATGCGAAACTGGCTGAGCTAAAACGTGATCTTGAAGTGGCCCACCTTGAATTCCAAATGGGCATGAAAATGTGGCAGCTTCATTTGAAATCGGTTTAA
- a CDS encoding YiiX/YebB-like N1pC/P60 family cysteine hydrolase: MNKIVFTAVMMAMTLTATSCQTPPKFFERSRNPASTQELFTGASKVLADLNDTSVFNAQTCASYINGVTDYLYGASSDYFVPKTEAEKAYLKANGVELLKSLFQVRVTLREKYQGFDERNELTEACMLKVREGIQYSRITEEYLLEWLVHNKVVDVRTPKILEADPIYTMTNPKFEGFSLQTGDLMVVRGKSYVSAMIARIADEEGNFSHLAIVGEDKAGKKYVVESLIQTGIIITPLEKWVAAQDARVALYRAKDADLAKRAGKAMYDYAYNGIKKNGEIRYDFAMNDSNYSDGFFCSEVGKYAYDKASNGQFIVPKFRSSVRKFKNTEYPASLGVTSKTLFAPFDIEADPRFDFVAEYKYYPLLRQVRMQDAVMQSVYGWMIDKNYEFHWSLSSSGKAYLGKFLRQFGLVKDILPKYMPIQTLRTTAQFEAVATTLEKNIYAKEDAYYKEHGYLPTFRDLTAMNDDYRKQDCKLHKEYIESQNSPFGHGEGSSRPSDQSKFHWFFYSKSKSCE, encoded by the coding sequence ATGAATAAAATCGTATTCACAGCGGTGATGATGGCGATGACTTTGACGGCGACAAGCTGCCAGACTCCGCCCAAATTTTTCGAGCGTTCAAGAAACCCAGCAAGTACTCAAGAGTTATTCACAGGTGCTTCAAAGGTATTGGCTGATTTGAATGATACAAGTGTATTTAACGCCCAAACGTGCGCTTCATACATTAACGGTGTGACTGATTATTTGTATGGTGCAAGCTCTGATTATTTTGTACCAAAGACTGAAGCTGAGAAAGCCTACCTAAAAGCAAATGGTGTAGAGCTTTTGAAAAGTCTTTTCCAAGTGCGTGTGACTTTGCGTGAAAAATACCAAGGTTTCGACGAGCGCAATGAATTGACTGAAGCATGTATGTTGAAAGTGCGTGAAGGCATTCAGTATTCGCGTATTACAGAAGAGTATCTTTTGGAATGGCTTGTTCACAATAAAGTGGTGGACGTGCGCACACCAAAAATCTTGGAAGCAGATCCTATCTATACAATGACAAATCCAAAGTTTGAAGGCTTCTCGTTACAGACGGGTGACTTGATGGTCGTTCGTGGTAAGAGCTACGTGTCAGCGATGATCGCGCGTATTGCAGACGAAGAAGGAAACTTCTCGCACTTGGCAATCGTGGGTGAGGATAAAGCCGGCAAAAAATACGTTGTCGAATCTTTGATTCAAACAGGTATCATCATCACGCCACTTGAAAAGTGGGTTGCGGCACAAGACGCTCGTGTTGCCTTGTATCGTGCTAAAGATGCTGATCTTGCGAAGCGTGCCGGTAAAGCAATGTACGACTACGCTTACAATGGCATTAAAAAGAACGGTGAAATCCGTTATGACTTCGCGATGAACGATAGCAACTACAGTGATGGTTTCTTCTGCTCTGAAGTTGGTAAATACGCTTACGACAAAGCTTCAAACGGTCAATTCATCGTTCCGAAGTTCAGAAGTTCGGTAAGAAAATTTAAAAACACAGAATATCCAGCATCATTGGGTGTAACTTCTAAAACGTTGTTTGCACCATTCGATATCGAAGCGGACCCACGTTTTGATTTCGTTGCTGAATACAAATACTATCCACTTCTGCGCCAAGTCCGTATGCAAGATGCGGTTATGCAAAGTGTTTACGGTTGGATGATCGATAAGAACTATGAATTCCATTGGTCTTTGAGTTCTTCAGGTAAAGCCTACCTTGGTAAATTCTTGCGCCAATTCGGTTTGGTGAAAGATATCTTGCCGAAGTATATGCCAATTCAAACGTTAAGAACGACGGCACAATTTGAGGCCGTAGCGACGACGTTGGAAAAGAACATCTACGCTAAAGAAGATGCTTATTATAAGGAACACGGCTACTTGCCAACGTTCCGTGATCTGACAGCGATGAATGACGACTACAGAAAACAAGACTGTAAGCTTCATAAAGAATATATCGAATCGCAGAACTCTCCATTCGGTCACGGTGAAGGCTCAAGCCGTCCTTCTGACCAATCGAAGTTCCACTGGTTCTTCTATTCGAAATCTAAATCTTGCGAGTAA
- a CDS encoding class I SAM-dependent methyltransferase yields MSSNALKQEFFHIDESTRKKVVRQDRTPVEPGMCFLDFGGKNFEVMNISHFGCAVIVSAFDFPNLKSHFEKVQHMEANVIFKNIQTQNINLRWVRSENYQKSVTNEMIVGFEVVGEPFKMDRIKALELSAEVIKEQTEYATHLAQLPAEFKTFVYEMKDWLEKLKTKLDKLEAEAPVDNWKEQQDYKMTIAETVSEYLGQVIPMSYAKVPQFVKNFSPEQLKWATQFAREQVGYLVYGAPFANRAYFKPRGYAGDYEMMNHLYRDELVGKTLFDQCMHKYFIDEPAGAAVKNRGQYLFEKITQLFSATPDKTPLKILSVASGPAMEQQLFLQNSSQFYGRPVEFTCLDQDEESLKHAQRQLQSAERFVKSGYNFKFNNMAIRNVIAAGCPDTGYDMIYSAGLFDYFTEPVAQMAAQKMLAAVKPGGRVIIGNFSKDNPCVPFMELILDWVLIYRSEEDLLRIFKGMGSKIWVEKEPLGVNLFVVIEK; encoded by the coding sequence ATGAGTTCAAACGCTTTGAAACAAGAGTTCTTTCACATTGATGAATCAACACGTAAAAAAGTAGTTCGTCAGGATCGTACTCCTGTTGAGCCAGGCATGTGCTTCCTGGATTTCGGTGGCAAGAACTTCGAAGTAATGAACATCAGCCACTTCGGTTGCGCTGTGATCGTATCAGCTTTCGATTTCCCGAATTTGAAAAGTCACTTCGAAAAAGTTCAGCACATGGAAGCGAACGTAATTTTCAAAAACATCCAAACGCAAAACATCAACTTGCGCTGGGTACGTTCTGAAAACTACCAAAAATCAGTAACAAACGAAATGATCGTTGGTTTTGAAGTGGTTGGTGAGCCATTCAAAATGGATCGCATCAAAGCTTTGGAACTGTCTGCCGAAGTTATCAAAGAGCAAACTGAATACGCGACACACTTGGCACAATTGCCAGCTGAATTCAAAACATTCGTTTATGAAATGAAAGACTGGTTGGAAAAGCTTAAAACAAAACTTGATAAGCTTGAAGCAGAAGCTCCAGTTGATAACTGGAAAGAGCAACAAGACTACAAAATGACTATCGCTGAAACGGTGTCAGAGTATCTTGGTCAAGTTATTCCAATGAGCTACGCGAAAGTTCCACAGTTCGTTAAGAACTTCTCTCCGGAACAGTTGAAATGGGCTACGCAATTTGCGCGTGAGCAAGTGGGCTACTTGGTTTACGGTGCGCCATTCGCAAATCGTGCTTACTTTAAACCACGTGGTTACGCTGGTGACTATGAAATGATGAATCACCTTTACCGTGATGAATTGGTTGGCAAAACGTTATTCGATCAATGTATGCATAAATACTTTATCGATGAACCAGCTGGTGCCGCAGTTAAAAATCGCGGTCAGTATTTATTTGAAAAGATCACTCAGTTGTTCTCTGCAACTCCAGATAAGACGCCATTGAAAATCCTTTCCGTAGCAAGTGGTCCTGCGATGGAACAACAATTGTTCTTACAAAACAGCAGCCAATTCTATGGCCGCCCTGTTGAATTCACATGCTTGGATCAAGACGAAGAGTCTTTGAAACACGCACAACGCCAATTGCAATCAGCGGAACGTTTTGTTAAGTCTGGTTACAACTTCAAATTCAACAACATGGCCATTCGTAACGTGATCGCGGCAGGTTGCCCAGATACAGGTTACGACATGATTTACTCTGCAGGTCTGTTCGATTATTTCACAGAGCCTGTCGCACAAATGGCAGCACAAAAAATGCTCGCAGCAGTAAAACCAGGTGGTCGTGTGATCATCGGTAATTTCAGCAAGGACAATCCATGTGTACCATTCATGGAATTGATCTTGGACTGGGTTCTTATCTATCGTTCTGAAGAAGATTTGCTAAGAATCTTCAAAGGCATGGGCTCAAAAATCTGGGTTGAAAAAGAACCATTGGGCGTAAATCTTTTCGTGGTAATCGAAAAGTAA
- a CDS encoding adenylate/guanylate cyclase domain-containing protein: MFNGQEITSKQLREFEVNEEIKSVLKVIANWMAVPLFLAFWAADLIYVPQLKWPFLFLRLTIVPVCFTAKYLIEKEQTPLKSQWIAAYYAASVALPINIMVAFIPDVTTGYYAGLNLVALGALSFIPFSLNFFAITTAFIYAPYFAIALTRAHSAADYYGVLLNSFFITGSIVICFLIRFFNEKLRIREINSRLALQSEIANRDHVIRSKTEEAVRLNTLSTQFSPQVVQAIREGKVDLEKGVRRAQICAIFVDIVGSTERVVRLDQAKVDIVLARFMDTVVSIFLKYDLTIDKFQGDGILAFANDPIRYGDFMQRTCLAAVEVREALRQDREFYLLNWKKEMQIRIGISTGYANVGFYGNKKFFRSYTAIGAPLPFASRLTNLAQPDQILIDSDIAIALEAEGFKVQSIGERVIKGFEDDQHIVFELHGPPSTRVEATPGQSTNCPHCADSVLYLDTNAHGLFVMKCRQCGFELTDLSPAA, translated from the coding sequence TTGTTTAACGGTCAAGAGATCACCTCAAAGCAGCTTCGCGAATTTGAGGTGAACGAAGAAATTAAGTCTGTATTGAAAGTCATCGCAAATTGGATGGCTGTACCCCTCTTTTTGGCTTTCTGGGCGGCAGACTTAATCTATGTGCCACAACTGAAGTGGCCGTTCTTGTTTTTACGTTTAACAATCGTCCCCGTCTGTTTCACAGCAAAATACCTCATTGAAAAAGAGCAGACTCCGCTGAAGTCTCAGTGGATTGCTGCTTACTATGCAGCCTCTGTCGCTTTGCCGATCAATATCATGGTGGCGTTTATTCCCGATGTGACGACTGGTTATTATGCGGGATTAAATCTGGTGGCTTTGGGTGCATTGTCATTCATTCCGTTCTCTTTGAACTTTTTTGCGATTACGACGGCGTTTATTTATGCGCCTTACTTTGCAATCGCTTTGACTCGTGCGCATAGCGCTGCTGATTATTACGGCGTTCTTTTGAATTCGTTCTTTATCACGGGTTCGATTGTCATTTGCTTCCTGATTCGCTTCTTCAATGAAAAACTGCGCATCCGTGAAATCAACAGTAGACTGGCTTTGCAGTCAGAGATTGCTAATCGCGATCACGTGATTCGCTCGAAAACCGAAGAAGCCGTTCGTTTAAATACTTTAAGCACGCAATTTAGCCCGCAAGTTGTACAAGCAATTCGTGAAGGCAAAGTCGATCTTGAAAAAGGTGTGCGTCGTGCACAGATCTGCGCGATCTTCGTGGATATCGTTGGCTCCACAGAACGCGTTGTGCGTTTGGATCAAGCGAAAGTCGACATTGTTCTTGCGCGCTTCATGGATACAGTCGTATCTATCTTTTTAAAATACGACTTAACGATCGATAAATTCCAAGGCGATGGTATTCTTGCTTTCGCTAACGACCCGATTCGTTATGGCGATTTTATGCAAAGAACTTGTTTGGCCGCTGTTGAAGTGCGTGAAGCCCTTCGCCAGGACCGCGAATTTTATCTTCTTAATTGGAAGAAAGAAATGCAGATCCGCATTGGTATCTCTACGGGTTATGCGAACGTGGGTTTTTACGGAAATAAAAAATTCTTCCGTTCATACACGGCGATCGGTGCTCCATTGCCATTTGCCTCGCGCTTAACGAACTTAGCACAACCCGATCAAATCTTAATTGATTCCGACATCGCAATTGCTTTAGAGGCTGAAGGCTTCAAAGTTCAAAGCATCGGTGAACGCGTGATTAAAGGCTTTGAAGACGATCAACACATTGTCTTTGAACTTCACGGTCCGCCATCGACACGCGTGGAAGCGACTCCGGGACAATCTACGAACTGCCCTCATTGTGCAGACTCGGTCTTGTATCTCGATACGAATGCGCATGGTTTATTTGTGATGAAATGTCGTCAGTGCGGCTTCGAGCTGACGGACCTTTCCCCTGCGGCATAG
- a CDS encoding transglycosylase SLT domain-containing protein has translation MKPSTSSYIAKLTLMNICTAFLLGMGYGLPHSTMDLSSETDMQSPEIVAPVIEHALDQVDKAKNLSNLFGWFDNSASKNCEDCVKQISSMRYAQCSATDKNGYMEKSLSDASLSNSMIGRLIRRPVRPDSIIKPICMQMSMELGRSALPRSSFKGCSKEGYGAATGAACVSENYFKLMNNSFDLVSTCMKDFIGAGESEDMKKLDVRAVYALVNVESGFHMNAVSGTGAGGIGQFTSAAIKDVNVNELPAVRNSLESNANPVCGRMSMEFLDSMQPIKDAASKSCERISLKNGNPVKNMIYTFAYLRGVKKDMDRSIFKNKEYSKKFKLSEYDLAKVKRAMMVWSHNTGSNGTLTPTKALLRTLYRNKPVTNADAFIAQLQQYMQKYPAGANATTARRRETSSYFPKITNLLNQIENNAGGGSCVN, from the coding sequence ATGAAACCTTCGACATCTTCTTATATTGCGAAGCTTACGCTGATGAATATCTGCACGGCATTTTTGCTGGGTATGGGATATGGTCTGCCTCACTCAACAATGGATCTGTCTTCTGAAACTGACATGCAAAGCCCTGAAATCGTGGCTCCTGTTATTGAGCATGCGTTAGATCAAGTTGATAAAGCTAAAAATCTATCTAACTTATTTGGTTGGTTCGATAATTCCGCATCTAAGAACTGTGAAGACTGCGTAAAACAAATCTCAAGCATGCGTTATGCTCAATGTAGCGCCACCGACAAAAACGGATACATGGAAAAATCTTTAAGTGATGCTTCCCTATCTAATTCAATGATCGGTCGTTTGATCCGTCGTCCTGTTCGCCCTGACTCTATTATTAAGCCAATTTGCATGCAGATGAGCATGGAATTGGGTCGCTCTGCATTGCCTCGCAGCTCTTTCAAGGGTTGCAGCAAAGAAGGTTATGGCGCAGCAACTGGTGCGGCATGTGTTAGCGAAAACTACTTTAAACTTATGAACAACAGCTTCGACCTTGTTTCGACATGTATGAAAGACTTCATCGGTGCCGGTGAAAGCGAAGACATGAAAAAACTTGATGTGCGTGCTGTGTACGCCCTGGTAAACGTTGAATCTGGCTTTCACATGAACGCTGTCAGCGGCACAGGTGCTGGCGGTATCGGTCAATTTACAAGTGCAGCGATTAAAGATGTGAATGTGAATGAACTTCCAGCCGTACGTAATTCTTTGGAATCGAATGCGAATCCAGTATGCGGTCGCATGTCGATGGAATTCTTGGATTCTATGCAACCGATTAAAGACGCCGCTTCAAAATCATGCGAACGCATTTCTTTGAAAAATGGCAACCCAGTTAAAAACATGATCTACACATTCGCTTACCTTCGCGGTGTGAAGAAAGATATGGATCGTTCGATTTTTAAAAACAAAGAATATTCTAAAAAGTTTAAACTTTCTGAATACGATTTGGCGAAAGTGAAACGCGCAATGATGGTGTGGTCTCATAACACGGGATCGAATGGAACACTCACTCCAACTAAAGCATTATTGCGTACGCTTTACAGAAATAAGCCCGTCACAAACGCCGACGCATTTATCGCCCAACTTCAACAGTACATGCAGAAGTATCCAGCTGGTGCGAACGCAACAACTGCGCGCCGTCGAGAAACTTCAAGTTATTTTCCTAAAATCACTAATCTATTAAATCAAATTGAAAACAATGCTGGAGGTGGCTCGTGCGTAAACTAA